Proteins found in one Triticum aestivum cultivar Chinese Spring chromosome 4D, IWGSC CS RefSeq v2.1, whole genome shotgun sequence genomic segment:
- the LOC123099790 gene encoding transcription factor JAMYB, with amino-acid sequence MDVVLQSRSSNSMAAEPEEEAELRRGPWTVDEDLTLINYIADHGEGRWNALARAAGLRRTGKSCRLRWLNYLRPDVKRGNFTADEQLLILDLHSRWGNRWSKIAQHLPGRTDNEIKNYWRTRVQKHAKQLNCDVGSATFKDAMRYLWMPRLVERIHATAAPTGGDPTIGDTSCASGVTSMATTAATATTYPENNSPSSAVTTSRSASSGSFTSELCGEEKNLHVHGSGEKTTSGGDWMQDADQEFWAMHMQIQPDEGGLFHVDHELSGWVQGFSDVGVSADNLWSLEDIWKMQ; translated from the exons ATGGATGTGGTGCTGCAGAGTCGTAGCAGCAACAGCATGGcggcggagccggaggaggaggcggagctccggcggggGCCGTGGACGGTGGACGAGGACCTTACGCTGATCAACTACATCGCGGACCACGGCGAGGGCCGCTGGAACGCGCTGGCGAGGGCCGCCGGCCTGAGGCGCACGGGGAAGAGCTGCCGGCTGCGGTGGCTGAACTACCTCCGCCCCGACGTGAAGCGCGGCAACTTCACCGCCGACGAGCAGCTCCTCATCCTCGACCTACACTCTCGCTGGGGCAACCG GTGGTCGAAGATCGCGCAGCACCTCCCCGGTCGGACGGACAACGAGATCAAGAACTACTGGAGGACCAGGGTGCAGAAGCACGCGAAGCAactcaactgcgacgtcggcagcGCCACCTTCAAGGATGCCATGAGGTATCTCTGGATGCCTCGCCTCGTCGAGCGCATCCACGCCACCGCCGCCCCCACCGGCGGTGACCCCACAATCGGCGACACCTCGTGCGCGTCAGGGGTCACGtcgatggccaccaccgccgccaccgccaccacatATCCCGAGAACAACTCTCCCTCCAGCGCGGTCACCACCAGCAGGTCGGCATCGTCGGGTTCCTTCACGTCGGAGCTCTGCGGCGAGGAGAAGAACCTGCATGTCCATGGCAGCGGCGAGAAGACAACGAGCGGCGGGGACTGGATGCAGGACGCGGACCAAGAGTTCTGGGCCATGCATATGCAGATCCAGCCTGATGAGGGTGGTCTTTTCCACGTCGACCACGAGCTTAGCGGATGGGTGCAGGGCTTCTCCGACGTCGGCGTTTCGGCTGACAATCTCTGGAGCCTCGAGGACATATGGAAGATGCAATGA